In a genomic window of Glycine max cultivar Williams 82 chromosome 13, Glycine_max_v4.0, whole genome shotgun sequence:
- the LOC100779230 gene encoding ankyrin repeat-containing protein At5g02620, whose protein sequence is MATPAMQAVNTPRKKMTKQLTGKRDDTPLHSAARAGKLAVLKDIILGTDETELHELLAKQNQDGETPLYIAAEYGYVDVVREMIQYYDLVDAGIKARNGFDALHIAAKQGDLDVLKILMEGHPELSMTVDPSNTTALHTAAIQGHTEIVKFLLEAGSSLATIARSNGKTALHSAARNGHLEVVKALLEKEPGVATRTDKKGQTALHMAVKGQKIEVVEELIKADPSLINMLDSKGNTALHIATRKGRAQIVKLLLEQKENVTSAVNRCGETAVDTAEKTGNHEVQAILLEHGVQSARTIKPPQGTTATTARELKQTVSDIKHEVHHQLEHTRQTRKRVQGIAKRINKMHAEGLNNAINSTTVVAVLIATVAFAAIFTVPGQFVDDPNNIPPGMSLGEANIAPQAPFIIFFVFDSIALFISLAVVVVQTSVVVIESKAKKQMMAVINKLMWLACVLISVAFLALSFVVVGKEEKWLAIGVTIIGTTIMATTLGTMCYWVIRHRIEASNLRNIRKSSLQSKSKSFSVSAFSDSELLNSEYYKKMYAI, encoded by the exons ATGGCAACACCAGCGATGCAGGCAGTAAACACCCCaaggaaaaaaatgacaaaacaaTTGACAGGAAAAAGGGATGATACACCTTTGCATTCTGCTGCAAGAGCAGGGAAGTTGGCTGTGTTGAAAGATATCATTTTGGGAACTGATGAGACTGAATTGCATGAGTTATTAGCCAAGCAGAATCAAGATGGGGAAACGCCCCTTTATATTGCTGCTGAATATGGTTACGTTGATGTAGTTAGGGAGATGATTCAGTATTATGATCTTGTTGATGCTGGAATTAAGGCTAGAAATGGTTTTGATGCATTGCACATTGCTGCTAAACAAGGGGATTTAG ATGTACTAAAGATTCTTATGGAGGGTCATCCTGAGTTGTCAATGACTGTGGATCCATCCAACACCACTGCTTTGCACACAGCTGCAATACAAGGTCACACTGAGATAGTGAAATTCCTATTGGAAGCGGGAAGTAGTCTGGCAACCATTGCAAGAAGTAATGGGAAAACAGCTCTTCATTCTGCTGCAAGAAATGGACATTTGGAGGTTGTGAAAGCACTTCTTGAGAAGGAGCCTGGTGTTGCAACGCGGACCGATAAGAAGGGCCAGACAGCACTTCACATGGCAGTGAAGGGACAAAAAATTGAGGTGGTGGAGGAGTTGATAAAAGCAGATCCCTCATTAATAAACATGCTTGATAGTAAGGGAAACACAGCATTGCATATAGCAACCAGGAAGGGCAGAGCTCAG ATTGTAAAGTTGCTTCTAGAACAGAAGGAAAATGTTACAAGTGCAGTGAACAGATGTGGTGAAACAGCAGTAGACACTGCTGAGAAAACAGGAAACCATGAGGTGCAAGCCATTCTTCTTGAACATGGTGTTCAGAGTGCAAGAACCATAAAGCCCCCTCAGGGCACAACGGCTACCACAGCTCGTGAGTTGAAACAAACAGTAAGCGACATAAAGCACGAGGTCCATCACCAGTTAGAACACACACGCCAAACCAGAAAACGCGTTCAAGGCATTGCCAAACGTATAAACAAAATGCATGCAGAAGGACTCAACAATGCAATAAACTCCACAACTGTGGTGGCAGTGCTAATTGCCACTGTGGCCTTTGCTGCTATTTTCACAGTCCCAGGCCAATTTGTTGATGACCCAAATAACATTCCTCCGGGAATGTCCCTTGGTGAAGCAAACATAGCCCCACAAGCCCCGTTCATCATTTTCTTTGTGTTTGATTCCATTGCACTGTTTATCTCTTTGGCTGTTGTGGTGGTGCAAACCTCGGTTGTGGTTATAGAAAGCAAAGCAAAGAAGCAAATGATGGCTGTGATTAACAAGCTCATGTGGCTGGCTTGTGTTCTTATTTCGGTGGCGTTCTTGGCACTGTCTTTTGTTGTGGTGGGGAAGGAAGAGAAGTGGCTGGCCATAGGAGTGACCATTATAGGGACAACCATAATGGCTACAACGTTGGGGACTATGTGTTACTGGGTCATTAGGCATCGCATTGAGGCTTCGAATTTGAGGAACATTCGGAAATCTTCCTTGCAAAGCAAGTCAAAGTCTTTCTCAGTTTCGGCCTTTTCAGATTCTGAGCTACTAAACAGTGAGTATTATAAGAAAATGTATGCGATTTAG
- the LOC100776947 gene encoding 3-ketoacyl-CoA synthase 12 has translation MEFLTLLYGAMALYLCFLIWKLFDQRRDQESYILDYQLYKPSDERKLGTELCGKIIGRNKQLGLNEYKFLLKAIVNSGIGEETYAPRNVIEGRETNPTLDDSVTEMEEFFHDSIAKLLERSGISPSQIDVLVVNVSMFAVVPSLTSRIINHYKMREDIKAYNLTGMGCSASLISLDIIRNIFKSQKNKIALLVTSESLSPNWYNGNDRSMILANCLFRTGGCVILLTNKRSLKQRAMFKLKCLVRTHHGAKEDAYSCCNQKEDEQGNLGFYLAKNLPKAATRAFVENLRMLSPKVLPTRELLRFMIVSLIKKLSQTSSLKSSSGGSSKSSKSPLNFKTGVEHFCLHTGGKAVIDGIGKSLDLCEYDLEPARMTLHRFGNTSASSLWYVLGYMEAKKRLKKGDRVLMISFGAGFKCNSCLWEVMKDLGDHTNVWSYCIDDYPPESLANPFMETFGWINNVEDATNFKLPDLFLK, from the coding sequence atgGAGTTCCTCACTTTACTTTATGGTGCTATGGCATTGTACTTGTGTTTCCTGATCTGGAAACTGTTTGATCAGAGAAGGGACCAAGAGAGTTACATATTGGACTACCAACTTTACAAGCCAAGCGATGAAAGAAAGCTTGGAACTGAACTCTGTGGGAAGATCATAGGGAGGAACAAGCAATTGGGTCTGAACGAGTACAAGTTCCTCCTCAAGGCCATTGTCAACTCTGGCATTGGTGAGGAAACTTATGCCCCAAGAAACGTCATCGAGGGCCGAGAGACGAATCCAACATTGGATGATAGTGTCACAGAAATGGAGGAGTTTTTCCATGACAGCATTGCCAAACTCCTCGAAAGGTCAGGGATTTCCCCCTCACAGATCGATGTGCTTGTGGTGAATGTGTCCATGTTCGCTGTAGTTCCTTCCTTAACTTCAAGAATCATTAACCACTACAAGATGAGGGAGGACATAAAGGCTTACAACCTCACTGGGATGGGGTGCAGTGCTAGCCTCATTTCCTTGGACATCATAAGGAACATTTTCAAGTCACAAAAGAACAAGATTGCTCTTTTGGTGACTTCCGAGTCTCTAAGTCCAAACTGGTACAATGGCAACGACAGATCAATGATTCTCGCCAACTGTTTGTTCAGGACGGGTGGATGTGTCATTCTCTTGACAAACAAAAGGTCCTTGAAGCAAAGGGCCATGTTCAAGTTGAAGTGCTTGGTGAGGACTCATCATGGTGCTAAAGAAGATGCCTATAGTTGCTGCAATCAGAAGGAAGATGAGCAAGGCAATCTTGGGTTTTACCTTGCCAAGAATCTCCCCAAGGCAGCAACAAGGGCATTTGTTGAGAACCTAAGGATGTTGTCACCCAAGGTTTTGCCAACTAGGGAGCTTCTAAGGTTCATGATTGTGTCCCTCATAAAGAAACTGAGCCAAACTAGTTCCCTAAAGTCCTCAAGTGGTGGATCTAGCAAATCTAGTAAATCACCTTTAAACTTCAAGACTGGGGTAGAACATTTTTGTCTCCACACAGGAGGAAAGGCTGTGATAGATGGGATTGGAAAAAGCTTGGATCTTTGTGAGTATGATCTTGAGCCAGCAAGGATGACACTTCACCGTTTTGGTAACACTTCAGCAAGTAGCCTTTGGTATGTGCTAGGGTACATGGAGGCCAAGAAGAGGCTCAAGAAAGGTGACAGAGTACTGATGATAAGCTTTGGTGCTGGCTTTAAATGCAACAGCTGTTTGTGGGAGGTAATGAAGGATCTTGGGGATCATACAAATGTGTGGAGTTACTGCATTGATGACTACCCACCAGAGTCCTTGGCCAACCCTTTCATGGAGACCTTTGGTTGGATCAACAATGTCGAAGATGCAACCAACTTCAAACTTCCTGATTTGTTTCTCAAGTAA